GCAGCGATAGCAGGGCTTGTCCTTTTCCCAGCCGCGATAGGTGGCAAGCTGCCCCTCGAACGGGCCGACCGCCGCCGACACCAGCGGTATCCGCAGCCTTTGCGCCGCGTCGGCGACCGCCAGCCGCGTGTCGAAATTGTCGCAGCCGTCCAGCACCACATCCGCTTCGCGCAGGATCAGATCGGCATTGGTGGCGTCGATCCGGGCATTGATGGGGATCAGCTTTACGTCGGGATTGATCCGCGCCACGGCGGCCATCGTCGCCTCGGCCTTGGGCGCGCCGATATCGGCGGTGCCGAACAGGATCTGCCGCTGGAGATTGGACAGGGCCACCGCGTCATGATCGATCACGCGGATCGTGCCGACACCGGCCGCCGCCAGATAGAGGATCGCCGGGCTGCCGATGCCACCTGCGCCGATCACCGCAACGTCGGCGCCCAGCAATCGCGTCTGCCCCGCGCCGCCAATCTCCTTGAGGATGATGTGCCGGGCATAGCGTTCCAGTTGATCGTCGCTGAGCGTCACGGCGCGTCGGACCAGAGGAAGCGGACCTGCGAACGCATCCAGCGCGGTTCGGCCGCGCCGCTTTTGGGGAAGGAGTTACGCAGAGTGCCAAGGATGCGGCCGCTCACAAATTTCTCTACATCCGGGCAGCGTACATTGACTGGCGCGATCTTCAACGGCTTGCCGTCGCCCGACAGCAGGAACAGCATGTCGATTTCCAGCAATTGTGAGCCTTCATGGTTCACGGCGCCACTACATTCGCCGTGTCGATATAGACGGGCCACATCCTCCGACCAGCGCGGCGATATCTTGTGGCCTAGCCAGCCGTTGATGACGGGGACGCTGCCCAGATCCTGGGGCATGGGAATTGCGGCATCCGCCACGGGCGTCGCAGCCAGCATCAGTGAAAGCAGCATCGTCATCGCGTCACACCCCTGTCGAACCGAAACCGCCCTGTCCCCGGACGGTGTCGTCGAGACTATCGACTTCCGCGAAGCTGGCAAGCTGGACCGGCGCGACCACCAATTGGGCGATGCGGTCGCCGCGCTGGATGGGGAAGGGCGCGGCGCCCAGGTTGATGAGGATGATTTTCAGCTCGCCACGATAATCGGCATCGATCGTGCCGGGCGTGTTGGGCAGGCTGATGCCATGTTTGAGCGCCAGGCCGGAACGCGGGCGCACCTGCACCTCATAGCCTTCCGGGATCGCCATTGCGAAGCCGGTCGCCACGGCATGGCGGCCACCGGGGGGCAGCGTCAGTTCCTCGGCCGACACCACGTCCATGCCCGCTGCATGGGCGGTGGCGTAGGCAGGCACCGGCAATCCCTCGCCATGGGGCAGGCGCTTCAACAGGATTTCAACCGGGGCGAGAGGAGAGGGCATGGGCAACCTTTTCGATGAGTTTGTCGGCGACCTGGCCCTTGGGCATGGCAGGCCATGTTTCGATGCCGTCGGTGGTGACGATCTGCACGGCATTGGCGTCGCCGCCCATCACGTCACCCGACACATCGTTGGCGACGATCCAGTCCGCGCCTTTCCGGATGAGCTTGGCCTGGGCATGTTCGGCGATCTTCTGCGTTTCGGCAGCGAAGCCGACCAGCAGGGCAGGACGATGGGCATGGTGGCTGAGGGTCGCGAGGATATCGGGATTCTCGACCAGGGCGAGCGGGGCGGGCTGGCCCGATCCGTCCTTCTTGATCTTCTGTTCGGCGGCGTCGGCGGTGCGCCAGTCGGCGACGGCGGCGACCATGATCGCGGCGTCGGCGGGCAGGGCGGCTTCGACCGCGGCCAGCATCTGCCGCGCGGTCTCGACATCCACCCGGTCTACGCCCAGCGGGGTGGGCAACTGCACCGGCCCGGCGACCAGAGTCACCCGCGCGCCAGCCCGCGCGGCGGCGGCGGCGATGGCGAAACCCTGCTTGCCCGACGAACGATTGGCGATGTAGCGCACTGGATCGATCGGCTCATGCGTCGGCCCGGCGGTGACGAGGATATGCTTGTCTGTCAAATTTCCGTTCGGTTCGAGCTTGTCGAGAACCGACAGCGCATCACCGGCAAAATCGGGCTGGTCCGCCAGCGGATCGGCGCCTCTGGGCAGAGCGAGCAGCCGCTCGATCTCCGCAGCAATCGCCTCCGGTTCGGGCAGGCGGCCCTTGCCATACTCGCCGCACGCC
This genomic stretch from Sphingobium sp. BYY-5 harbors:
- a CDS encoding HesA/MoeB/ThiF family protein, with amino-acid sequence MTLSDDQLERYARHIILKEIGGAGQTRLLGADVAVIGAGGIGSPAILYLAAAGVGTIRVIDHDAVALSNLQRQILFGTADIGAPKAEATMAAVARINPDVKLIPINARIDATNADLILREADVVLDGCDNFDTRLAVADAAQRLRIPLVSAAVGPFEGQLATYRGWEKDKPCYRCLVGAPEDAPERTCAETGVIGALTGTMGCLAALEVIRAIVPFGADMAGRLLIADLLSMRFRTLDVAKDPACPGCAVELCVP
- the dut gene encoding dUTP diphosphatase — encoded protein: MPSPLAPVEILLKRLPHGEGLPVPAYATAHAAGMDVVSAEELTLPPGGRHAVATGFAMAIPEGYEVQVRPRSGLALKHGISLPNTPGTIDADYRGELKIILINLGAAPFPIQRGDRIAQLVVAPVQLASFAEVDSLDDTVRGQGGFGSTGV
- a CDS encoding bifunctional phosphopantothenoylcysteine decarboxylase/phosphopantothenate synthase, with product MTQRILLIISGGIAAYKALELVRTLRKRGIAVRAVLTESAEKFVTPLSLGVLTEDHVFGDMFDLKEEREIGHIQLSRQADLIVVAPATANILAKMANGIADNLATTLLLATDKPVLAVPAMNVRMWHHKATQRNLERLHADGVHILEPDSGEMACGEYGKGRLPEPEAIAAEIERLLALPRGADPLADQPDFAGDALSVLDKLEPNGNLTDKHILVTAGPTHEPIDPVRYIANRSSGKQGFAIAAAAARAGARVTLVAGPVQLPTPLGVDRVDVETARQMLAAVEAALPADAAIMVAAVADWRTADAAEQKIKKDGSGQPAPLALVENPDILATLSHHAHRPALLVGFAAETQKIAEHAQAKLIRKGADWIVANDVSGDVMGGDANAVQIVTTDGIETWPAMPKGQVADKLIEKVAHALSSRPG